In a genomic window of Roseiflexus castenholzii DSM 13941:
- a CDS encoding NADH-quinone oxidoreductase subunit N: MSFQITDIPRILPELMLLLLGLLVLGSDVLTRWGRGPAAQLERAREAGQLTAVGLGLVFIVGLVQSRFLFTVPDPAGGPLDVLLTLGRNLQTGGPGGSPILGAFATDEFTMIARLTFIGAAFLTTLLAMGYRLTANPGEFYALLIFSTLGMSIMAAATEFILAYLALELSSLSLYVLAGYFRESERSPEAGLKYFLFGSLSSAIFLYGISLTYGFVASENQKAGGAPIIATLFSEVGRFATGDAAGSPLLILGMLFIIAGLGYKISVVPFHTWAPDVYQGAPPPVTAFLSTASKAAGFLLLYRLLTTAFPGAVGAPRLEEFNGWTSILAILALVTVIVGNLAALPQTNARRLLAYSSIGHAGFLLLAVLLWASASPVDRTFGTAALIYYLIVYSLTNLGSFGVLAVLTNALGSDDLSAMQGLWRRNMSLTLMMTILILSLAGIPPLAGFWAKFFVFMAGYQAGAVPLVTIAVIMTVVSLYYYLRFLKAMWILPAPAITPFKTPPVANAAIILSTVLVVLLGLLPNLIWGTISSAASVAAR; this comes from the coding sequence ATGTCGTTCCAGATCACCGATATTCCGCGGATTCTGCCGGAGTTGATGCTCCTGCTGCTGGGGCTGCTGGTGCTCGGCTCCGATGTTCTGACACGCTGGGGACGCGGACCTGCGGCACAACTCGAACGCGCCAGAGAAGCCGGTCAACTGACCGCCGTCGGTTTGGGACTGGTTTTTATTGTCGGGCTGGTGCAAAGCCGCTTCCTGTTTACCGTCCCTGATCCGGCTGGCGGACCGCTGGATGTGCTGTTGACGCTGGGGCGCAACTTGCAGACTGGCGGACCTGGCGGTTCACCGATCCTAGGCGCGTTTGCGACCGACGAATTCACGATGATTGCGCGCCTGACCTTTATTGGCGCCGCATTCTTGACAACTCTGCTGGCGATGGGGTATCGGTTGACCGCCAACCCCGGTGAGTTCTATGCACTGCTGATCTTTTCGACACTGGGGATGTCGATTATGGCAGCGGCGACGGAGTTCATTCTGGCGTACCTGGCGCTGGAGTTGTCATCGCTTTCGCTCTATGTGCTCGCCGGATACTTCCGTGAAAGTGAACGTTCACCGGAAGCAGGGCTGAAATATTTCCTGTTTGGCTCACTTTCATCGGCAATCTTCCTCTATGGCATCAGCCTGACCTATGGGTTCGTCGCCAGTGAGAACCAGAAGGCGGGTGGCGCCCCGATCATCGCTACGCTTTTTTCGGAGGTCGGGCGCTTCGCAACCGGCGATGCCGCCGGCAGCCCGTTGCTGATCCTGGGCATGCTCTTTATCATTGCCGGTTTGGGATATAAGATTTCGGTTGTGCCATTCCACACCTGGGCGCCGGATGTTTATCAGGGCGCGCCGCCGCCCGTCACTGCCTTCCTCTCGACAGCGTCGAAGGCAGCGGGGTTCCTGCTCCTCTACCGATTGCTGACGACGGCGTTTCCGGGAGCAGTTGGTGCGCCACGCCTGGAAGAGTTCAACGGCTGGACGAGTATCCTGGCGATCCTGGCGCTGGTGACTGTGATCGTCGGGAATCTGGCGGCGCTGCCACAGACGAATGCGCGCCGCCTTCTGGCGTACTCGTCGATTGGGCATGCCGGATTCCTGCTGCTGGCGGTACTGCTCTGGGCATCGGCTTCGCCGGTGGATCGCACCTTTGGCACGGCTGCTCTGATCTATTACCTGATAGTCTACTCGCTCACGAACCTGGGGAGTTTTGGCGTGCTGGCGGTGTTGACCAATGCACTGGGCAGCGACGACCTGAGCGCGATGCAGGGGCTGTGGCGACGCAATATGTCGTTGACCCTGATGATGACGATCCTGATCCTGTCGCTTGCCGGGATTCCGCCGCTTGCCGGGTTCTGGGCGAAGTTCTTCGTGTTCATGGCCGGCTACCAGGCGGGCGCCGTGCCGCTGGTGACCATCGCCGTGATTATGACGGTCGTCAGTCTGTACTACTATCTGCGCTTTCTCAAAGCC
- a CDS encoding complex I subunit 4 family protein — protein MNLIDLPANVPWLSLIWLSLVIPTLIIALLKPEQKQEIRIVGAVFAFISLALTLLVYLAYDYRSPEKFQFLEETPWLPELGINYILGVDGISLPMLLLNGLVIFTGALISWNIEERTREYWALLLLLAAGVYGVFVSLDLFLLFIFYELAVLPMYLLIGIWGSTRKEYGAMKLTLYLMGGSAFIILGMVAVYFSGTLRTFDMRLLAQSALFTRDVQIIFFVPLFLGFAVLAGMFPFHTWSPTGHVAAPTAVSMLHAGVLMKLGAYGCLRVAMWIFPEGANYWLLPIAIATLINAVYGATIAMTQRDFKFMIGYSSVSHMGLTLMGLAAANTIGMTGAVLQMFAHGVMTALFFAVVGRMVYDRTHTRQFPELGGLFAVMPFAAIVFIIAGLSSMGMPGLAGFWAEFNIFMGMWQRFPLIAVLAGISIPITAGYILIAVYRVFFGELKNPEFRTLPKLTAQEYAAGVILVVVLIISGIYPAYLTEPIEASVQPIAEALARAGTLGMR, from the coding sequence ATGAACCTGATCGATCTGCCGGCCAATGTGCCGTGGCTCAGCCTGATATGGCTTAGCCTGGTGATCCCGACACTTATCATTGCGCTGCTGAAACCGGAGCAGAAGCAGGAGATTCGCATCGTCGGCGCGGTTTTCGCGTTTATCTCGCTGGCGCTGACGCTGCTGGTCTATCTTGCGTATGACTACCGCAGCCCGGAAAAGTTTCAGTTTCTCGAAGAAACCCCCTGGCTACCGGAACTCGGCATCAACTACATTCTCGGCGTCGATGGGATCAGCCTGCCAATGCTGCTGCTCAATGGACTGGTTATTTTTACCGGCGCGCTGATCAGTTGGAATATCGAGGAACGAACACGCGAGTATTGGGCGTTACTGCTGCTGCTGGCTGCAGGAGTGTACGGCGTCTTCGTGTCGCTCGACCTCTTCCTGCTCTTCATTTTCTACGAACTGGCGGTGCTGCCGATGTACCTGCTGATCGGCATCTGGGGGAGCACGCGCAAAGAGTATGGTGCGATGAAACTGACGCTCTATCTGATGGGCGGGTCGGCATTTATCATTCTGGGGATGGTCGCTGTCTACTTCAGTGGCACGCTGCGCACCTTCGACATGCGCCTGCTGGCGCAATCGGCGTTGTTCACCCGCGATGTGCAGATTATTTTCTTCGTACCGCTCTTCCTGGGCTTCGCAGTGCTGGCGGGCATGTTTCCGTTCCATACCTGGTCGCCAACCGGTCACGTCGCTGCGCCAACGGCCGTTTCGATGCTCCATGCGGGCGTATTGATGAAACTGGGGGCGTATGGCTGTCTGCGTGTGGCGATGTGGATCTTTCCCGAAGGCGCCAATTACTGGTTACTGCCGATTGCCATCGCTACACTGATCAATGCAGTCTATGGCGCGACCATTGCGATGACGCAGCGCGATTTCAAGTTCATGATCGGGTATTCGTCCGTCAGCCACATGGGATTGACGCTCATGGGTCTGGCGGCGGCCAACACGATTGGTATGACCGGCGCGGTGCTTCAGATGTTCGCGCACGGCGTGATGACGGCGCTGTTCTTCGCGGTTGTTGGGCGAATGGTGTACGACCGGACGCACACCCGGCAGTTTCCTGAACTCGGGGGATTGTTCGCCGTCATGCCATTTGCAGCGATTGTCTTCATCATCGCCGGGCTTTCATCGATGGGTATGCCGGGGCTGGCAGGATTTTGGGCGGAGTTCAACATTTTTATGGGCATGTGGCAACGCTTTCCGCTGATCGCAGTGCTGGCAGGCATTTCGATTCCAATCACGGCGGGGTATATTCTGATTGCCGTGTACCGGGTGTTCTTTGGCGAACTGAAAAACCCCGAATTTCGCACCCTCCCCAAATTAACGGCCCAAGAGTATGCAGCCGGCGTTATTCTGGTCGTGGTGTTGATCATCAGCGGCATCTACCCGGCGTACCTGACCGAGCCGATCGAGGCGAGCGTGCAGCCAATCGCCGAGGCGCTGGCGCGCGCCGGAACATTGGGGATGCGGTAG